In one Brevibacillus composti genomic region, the following are encoded:
- a CDS encoding CLC_0170 family protein, translated as MISRCINLSLEIGYYDYAVCLLLLSGVFVIRVDAAGYRLLRMHRETKAANILGWTNIVLGCALLLLQLAHPG; from the coding sequence ATTATTTCACGCTGCATTAACCTCTCTCTGGAAATCGGCTATTACGATTACGCAGTTTGTTTGTTGCTGTTATCGGGGGTCTTCGTGATCCGCGTAGATGCTGCCGGCTACCGGCTCCTCCGCATGCATCGCGAAACGAAGGCGGCCAACATACTCGGCTGGACCAATATCGTACTGGGCTGCGCTCTGCTCTTGCTCCAGCTCGCCCACCCCGGTTAA
- a CDS encoding ribonuclease J, with translation MAKSNHSVLIFALGGVGEIGKNMYVVQCDDDIVVIDAGLKFPEEEMLGIDMVIPDITYLEENRDKVRGIIVTHGHEDHIGGLSYVLKRLKVPVYATKLTLGLIDAKLKEAGILNETKRILINSDSELVLGNLKATFFRVNHSIPDSVGVCLETPEGYVVHTGDFKFDQTPVNNQVADLAKMAMIGDRGVLCLLSDSTNAERPGFTGSERSVGKALMDVFSKATGRIIVSTFASNVHRIQQVVDAAAQYGRKVAVVGRSMQNVINISRDLGYLHMPDGLLIDTDEVNKLPAEQVAILSTGSQGEPMSALTRMARSAHRKIDILPGDTVIIAATPIPGNEKYVARTIDQLSRIGAEVIYGGHGPNGTVHVSGHGSQEELRLMLNLMKPKYFIPIHGEFRMLKMHSILAEQVGIPSENIFLLDNGDTVEISGGKARYGPKVHAGNVLIDGLGVGDVGNIVLRDRKLLSQDGILVVVVTLSKQNGTILSGPDIISRGFVYVRESEELLDEANRIVTQTLVKCMEENVNEWSSLKNNVKEALGRFLYEETRRRPMILPIIMEV, from the coding sequence TTGGCAAAATCGAATCACTCTGTTCTCATTTTCGCCCTGGGCGGAGTAGGCGAAATTGGGAAGAATATGTACGTGGTCCAATGCGATGATGACATCGTAGTCATCGACGCTGGCCTGAAATTTCCAGAGGAGGAAATGCTGGGAATTGACATGGTCATCCCGGACATCACGTATCTGGAGGAAAACCGCGACAAGGTACGCGGCATTATTGTTACGCACGGACACGAAGACCACATTGGCGGGCTGAGCTATGTGCTGAAACGATTGAAAGTACCGGTATACGCAACAAAATTAACCTTGGGCCTGATCGATGCAAAATTAAAAGAAGCGGGTATCCTAAACGAAACCAAGCGGATTTTAATTAACAGCGATTCGGAGTTGGTTCTCGGCAATTTGAAAGCGACATTTTTCCGCGTAAACCACAGCATTCCGGATAGTGTAGGCGTCTGTTTGGAAACACCGGAAGGCTACGTGGTGCACACGGGAGATTTCAAGTTTGACCAAACGCCTGTCAACAATCAGGTTGCAGATCTGGCGAAAATGGCCATGATCGGCGACCGCGGTGTTTTATGCCTGCTGTCTGACAGCACCAACGCAGAGCGCCCCGGTTTTACCGGCTCAGAGCGTTCTGTAGGCAAGGCCCTCATGGATGTGTTCAGCAAAGCGACAGGACGGATTATTGTCTCCACCTTTGCTTCCAACGTTCACCGCATCCAGCAAGTCGTGGATGCAGCGGCGCAGTATGGGAGAAAAGTCGCCGTCGTCGGCAGGAGCATGCAAAACGTTATCAACATCAGCAGAGATCTCGGGTATCTTCATATGCCTGACGGGCTGTTGATCGATACAGATGAGGTAAACAAGCTGCCCGCCGAGCAAGTCGCTATCTTATCCACTGGAAGTCAGGGAGAGCCGATGTCCGCGCTCACCCGCATGGCCCGATCCGCCCATCGGAAAATAGACATTCTTCCAGGGGACACCGTAATCATTGCAGCTACCCCCATTCCGGGCAACGAAAAGTACGTCGCGCGTACGATTGATCAGTTGTCCCGTATTGGCGCCGAAGTTATTTATGGCGGTCATGGACCGAACGGAACCGTCCACGTCTCCGGTCACGGCAGTCAGGAAGAGCTTCGCCTGATGTTGAATCTGATGAAGCCGAAGTATTTTATTCCCATTCACGGAGAGTTCCGCATGCTCAAAATGCACAGCATCCTGGCTGAACAAGTGGGCATTCCGAGTGAAAACATCTTCCTTTTGGATAATGGAGACACCGTGGAGATCTCGGGAGGAAAAGCACGCTACGGCCCGAAGGTTCATGCAGGAAACGTCTTGATCGACGGCCTGGGTGTCGGGGATGTAGGAAATATTGTTCTTCGGGACAGAAAATTGTTATCGCAGGATGGAATTCTGGTAGTCGTCGTTACACTCAGCAAACAAAATGGTACGATTTTGTCCGGACCTGACATCATTTCGCGCGGATTTGTATACGTCCGCGAGTCGGAAGAATTGTTGGACGAGGCAAATCGCATCGTCACCCAAACACTTGTGAAATGCATGGAAGAAAATGTGAATGAATGGTCTTCACTCAAGAACAACGTAAAAGAAGCGCTTGGTCGTTTCTTATACGAGGAGACGCGTCGTCGTCCAATGATCTTGCCGATTATCATGGAAGTGTAG
- the ltrA gene encoding group II intron reverse transcriptase/maturase, translated as MNVTETGDKGSQLPTEGSPQKNSAEHEGYAGVHVPERIAETDDTNANESKERLLEKIISRDNLNEAFKRVKANKGSHGIDGMGVDELLQYLKENGETIKEQILAGRYRPNPVRRVEIPKENGKKRNLGIPTVVDRVIQQAIAQMLTPIYEQQFSDNSFGFRPKRSAHQAIRRSQQYIQEGYRYVVDMDLEKYFDTVNQSKLIEVLSRTIKDGRVISLIHKYLRAGVVVKHKFEETEVGVPQGGNLSPILSNIMLNELDKELEKRGHKFVRYADDLLIFCKSRRSAERTLTNILPYIEKKLFLKVNREKTVVDLAIRVKFLGFSFYNQRGQVKVRIHPKSIAKMKTRVKELTARSNGMGNEERAERLRRYIMGWVNYFKIADMKNLLQTTDEWMRRRIRMIYWKQWKRIRTKFEKLISFGIPKFKAWEYANTRKSYWRISNSPILAKALDNNTIKGLGFLFFSDYYRQVTA; from the coding sequence ATGAATGTTACCGAAACAGGAGATAAGGGCAGCCAACTTCCAACGGAAGGCTCACCGCAAAAGAATAGTGCGGAACACGAAGGATATGCGGGAGTGCACGTTCCTGAGAGGATAGCTGAAACCGACGACACCAACGCAAACGAGTCGAAGGAAAGGTTACTTGAGAAAATCATAAGCAGAGACAATTTGAACGAAGCGTTCAAAAGAGTCAAAGCGAATAAAGGTTCACACGGAATCGACGGGATGGGCGTAGATGAACTTCTACAATATCTCAAAGAAAACGGTGAAACCATCAAGGAACAAATCCTGGCGGGCAGATATCGCCCAAATCCCGTTCGAAGGGTAGAAATCCCAAAAGAGAACGGAAAGAAAAGAAACCTGGGCATCCCAACGGTGGTTGATCGAGTAATCCAGCAGGCAATTGCACAAATGCTCACGCCGATCTATGAGCAACAGTTCTCGGACAACAGCTTCGGGTTCCGACCCAAACGAAGTGCCCACCAAGCCATAAGGCGCAGCCAGCAATATATTCAGGAAGGCTACCGCTATGTTGTGGATATGGATCTAGAGAAATACTTTGACACCGTCAACCAAAGCAAGCTCATTGAAGTACTCTCAAGAACGATTAAGGACGGACGAGTCATTTCACTAATTCATAAATATCTTCGGGCAGGAGTTGTCGTGAAGCACAAGTTTGAGGAAACAGAAGTCGGCGTACCGCAGGGCGGGAATCTGAGTCCAATTCTCAGTAATATCATGCTGAATGAGTTGGACAAGGAGCTGGAGAAGAGAGGACACAAGTTTGTGCGATACGCAGATGATTTACTCATCTTCTGCAAGAGCAGACGAAGTGCCGAACGGACACTAACCAACATTCTCCCCTACATTGAAAAGAAGCTGTTCCTAAAAGTAAATCGGGAGAAAACCGTGGTGGACCTAGCCATTCGAGTGAAGTTTCTGGGATTCTCATTCTACAACCAACGAGGGCAAGTGAAAGTCCGCATCCATCCCAAATCCATCGCCAAAATGAAAACAAGAGTGAAGGAACTAACCGCAAGAAGCAATGGCATGGGAAATGAAGAGAGAGCCGAAAGGCTCAGACGCTATATCATGGGATGGGTCAACTACTTCAAGATTGCGGATATGAAGAACCTGCTCCAAACAACGGATGAATGGATGAGAAGAAGGATTCGAATGATCTACTGGAAACAATGGAAACGAATAAGGACAAAATTCGAAAAGCTGATCTCGTTTGGAATCCCAAAGTTCAAGGCATGGGAATACGCAAATACAAGAAAGAGCTACTGGAGAATCTCCAATAGCCCCATCCTCGCGAAAGCCCTCGATAACAACACCATTAAAGGCCTCGGATTTCTTTTCTTCTCAGATTATTATCGACAAGTGACTGCGTGA
- the dapG gene encoding aspartate kinase: MKILVQKFGGSSLTSEDCRIRAITHMKRALDEGYALVVVVSAMGRKGDPYATDTLLQLVRSNGNGLPKRETDLLLHTGEIISATVICSMLGAQGIPATILTGGQANIVTSEDFTSAQILTIDPARILQELSEGKVVIVPGFQGRTLDWEITTLGRGGSDTTATALGVALHAEMVDIFTDVNGIMTADPRIVEEAQPLTSVTYAEICNMAHLGAKVIHPRAVEIAMQANVPIRVRSTFSDDPGTLVTNLLEIRRMGYTVHDRLVMGIAHVPNITQIKVANKDGRYDTQLQVFKAMAKNNISVDFINVNPLGVAYTVHDEMAEKASHILHDMGYEPQLLPHCAKVSVIGAGMTGVPGVMAQIVEALTHEDIPILQSADSHTTIWVLVHEEDMVRAVRSLHHQFQLHNGHL; the protein is encoded by the coding sequence GTGAAAATACTCGTCCAGAAATTCGGGGGGTCTTCACTCACGTCAGAAGATTGCCGAATCAGGGCTATTACCCATATGAAGAGAGCGCTCGACGAAGGCTATGCCCTCGTCGTTGTCGTGTCGGCGATGGGGCGCAAAGGCGACCCGTATGCCACCGACACCCTGTTGCAACTGGTCCGAAGCAATGGCAATGGTTTGCCAAAACGAGAGACGGATTTGCTTTTGCACACCGGTGAAATTATCTCGGCGACGGTGATATGCAGCATGCTGGGTGCCCAGGGAATCCCGGCTACCATCTTGACCGGTGGGCAAGCTAATATTGTCACCAGCGAGGATTTTACCAGCGCCCAGATCCTGACGATCGATCCTGCGCGGATCCTGCAGGAGCTCAGTGAAGGCAAAGTGGTGATCGTTCCCGGATTTCAGGGACGCACCCTGGACTGGGAGATCACGACTCTCGGCCGTGGCGGAAGCGATACGACCGCTACAGCACTTGGGGTGGCGCTGCATGCAGAGATGGTCGATATCTTTACCGACGTAAACGGCATCATGACGGCAGACCCTCGGATCGTCGAGGAAGCACAGCCGCTGACGAGTGTCACATACGCAGAAATTTGCAACATGGCTCATCTGGGGGCGAAAGTGATTCATCCGCGAGCTGTCGAAATTGCCATGCAGGCAAATGTCCCGATTCGCGTCAGATCCACGTTTTCAGATGACCCCGGGACGTTGGTGACCAATCTGCTGGAGATCAGACGGATGGGCTATACCGTGCATGACCGTCTGGTGATGGGCATCGCCCACGTGCCGAACATTACACAGATCAAGGTCGCCAACAAGGATGGCCGTTATGACACGCAGCTGCAGGTATTCAAGGCCATGGCCAAGAATAACATCAGCGTAGACTTTATCAACGTGAACCCGCTGGGAGTAGCCTATACCGTACATGACGAGATGGCGGAAAAAGCCTCTCATATCCTGCATGATATGGGCTATGAGCCGCAGCTACTGCCCCATTGCGCCAAGGTGTCCGTCATCGGGGCCGGCATGACAGGCGTACCCGGGGTCATGGCACAGATCGTGGAAGCTCTCACGCATGAAGATATACCGATCTTGCAGTCTGCGGACTCCCATACCACCATATGGGTTCTGGTGCATGAGGAAGACATGGTTCGGGCCGTACGCTCCCTTCATCACCAATTTCAATTGCATAACGGACACCTATAA
- a CDS encoding YlzJ-like family protein, translating into MIFYSVMPMEVVFEGMDQLEKQVLQELPVGEATMLVQQTGPYEGRLVRLISPNPQDYLNPAYAPGQVIRFRPERFGE; encoded by the coding sequence GTGATCTTTTATTCCGTCATGCCGATGGAAGTCGTATTCGAAGGGATGGATCAACTGGAGAAGCAAGTATTGCAGGAACTGCCCGTTGGCGAGGCGACCATGCTTGTCCAGCAGACCGGCCCCTATGAGGGCAGGCTGGTCCGCCTGATTAGCCCCAACCCGCAGGATTATCTCAATCCGGCGTACGCGCCGGGTCAGGTCATCCGTTTTCGCCCCGAGCGATTCGGGGAATAA
- a CDS encoding DNA translocase FtsK, translating into MSRREKRQSQTAVASVVKLELVGLVVIVLSLIGLLESGWLGKNILAFLFRFLAGSWDFTIPVLMMGLSVHMMFTRKPPRLSIRVCGLLLILLAVLTWDHLILYKQITAGGTFAEQSILKVTWDRLLLDHGQKVSTTGVGGGMVGALLFAICNALVGLVGTGLMIGFLFLVGLMFLFNLSYVDIALFVKDKLASLYAKIKDSVKDSIDMLQSESQKRKQQAEAAREAAKSKQAEEAAAGTGVPVGETAAGAAPVVEAMPGETDRDPGQPVVAPLIRDFAEKLATEQDSDTDGNGHVHAGHSQTGPAALKQGAGPYRQADREITFSLEGEEEIFGTLEEAGAQLSIPYILPSIQMLSRPKGYTPGKDVDHTSNANKLVQTLKSFGVNAIVSEVHRGPAVTRYEVQPATGVKVSRIVSLTDDLALALAAKDIRIEAPIPGKSAIGIEIPNSEVAMVSLREVLEAPSYQDASAKLTVALGRDISGEPIVADLTKMPHLLVAGATGSGKSVCINGLIMSILFKATPDEVKLMMVDPKMVELNVYNGIPHLLAPVVTDPRRASVALKKVVAEMERRYNLFAKTGSRNIEMYNQQADGSPLPYIVVIVDELADLMMVAPGEVEDAICRLAQMARAAGIHLIIATQRPSVDVITGLIKANIPSRIAFGVSSMADSRTILDMGGAEKLLGRGDMLYLPMGASKPTRVQGAFVSDKEVEEVVRFVKEQQEARYQEDMIPEEISEEAQPVADDDMFDQAVQVVVEAQTASASLLQRRLRVGYTRAARLIDMMEAQGIVGPYEGSKPREVRIPRPAPESNIS; encoded by the coding sequence CTGAGTAGAAGAGAGAAAAGACAGTCGCAAACGGCAGTAGCCTCTGTTGTCAAACTGGAGCTGGTGGGTCTGGTCGTGATCGTCCTGAGCCTGATCGGTCTGTTGGAGAGCGGGTGGCTAGGCAAAAACATCCTCGCCTTCCTGTTCCGGTTTTTGGCGGGATCGTGGGATTTCACCATCCCCGTCTTGATGATGGGACTGTCCGTACATATGATGTTTACGCGCAAGCCGCCGCGCCTGTCGATACGCGTATGTGGCTTGCTGTTGATTCTGCTCGCCGTATTGACCTGGGATCATCTGATTTTGTACAAGCAGATCACAGCGGGAGGCACATTTGCCGAGCAGAGCATCCTGAAAGTGACGTGGGACCGGCTCTTGCTCGACCATGGTCAAAAGGTTTCGACGACCGGTGTGGGCGGAGGCATGGTCGGTGCCCTGCTGTTCGCGATCTGCAACGCTTTGGTTGGCCTCGTCGGGACCGGGCTGATGATCGGTTTTCTGTTCCTGGTCGGATTGATGTTCTTATTTAATCTCTCGTACGTGGATATCGCCCTTTTTGTGAAGGACAAGCTGGCTTCTCTGTATGCCAAGATAAAAGATTCAGTCAAAGATTCGATAGACATGCTGCAAAGCGAGAGCCAGAAAAGAAAGCAGCAGGCGGAGGCCGCGCGCGAAGCCGCCAAATCGAAGCAGGCGGAAGAAGCGGCCGCGGGTACAGGTGTGCCTGTCGGCGAGACTGCCGCAGGAGCCGCACCGGTAGTCGAAGCGATGCCTGGCGAGACAGATCGTGACCCTGGGCAGCCTGTCGTAGCGCCGTTAATTCGCGATTTTGCCGAAAAGCTGGCAACCGAACAGGACAGCGATACAGACGGAAATGGACATGTTCACGCCGGACACAGTCAAACCGGACCGGCTGCTCTCAAACAGGGGGCTGGACCATACAGGCAGGCAGACCGGGAAATTACCTTCTCCCTCGAAGGAGAGGAAGAAATTTTTGGCACGCTGGAGGAAGCGGGCGCACAGCTCAGCATTCCGTATATCTTGCCGAGCATCCAGATGCTGTCCCGCCCCAAAGGGTATACGCCGGGCAAGGACGTCGATCACACGTCCAATGCCAACAAACTGGTGCAGACGCTGAAAAGCTTTGGCGTCAACGCCATCGTCTCGGAGGTCCATCGCGGCCCCGCCGTGACGCGCTATGAAGTGCAGCCTGCCACCGGCGTAAAAGTGAGCAGAATCGTCAGTTTGACCGATGATCTCGCGCTGGCGCTGGCGGCAAAGGACATACGGATCGAAGCGCCCATCCCTGGCAAATCGGCCATCGGGATCGAGATTCCCAATTCCGAGGTGGCGATGGTCTCCCTCCGAGAAGTGCTGGAAGCTCCCTCCTACCAGGATGCCTCGGCCAAACTGACCGTCGCGCTGGGCCGGGATATTTCCGGCGAGCCGATCGTGGCCGATCTGACCAAAATGCCCCACCTTCTCGTAGCCGGTGCGACCGGGAGCGGAAAGTCCGTCTGCATCAACGGCTTGATCATGAGCATTTTGTTCAAGGCGACACCCGATGAGGTCAAGCTGATGATGGTGGACCCGAAAATGGTGGAACTCAATGTCTACAACGGCATCCCGCATCTCCTGGCGCCGGTGGTGACCGATCCGCGCCGCGCCTCGGTGGCGCTGAAAAAGGTGGTCGCGGAGATGGAGCGGCGCTATAATCTCTTTGCCAAGACAGGCAGCCGCAACATCGAGATGTACAACCAGCAGGCAGACGGATCGCCGCTTCCGTACATCGTGGTCATCGTCGACGAGCTGGCCGACCTGATGATGGTCGCGCCGGGTGAAGTGGAGGACGCCATTTGCCGGTTGGCGCAGATGGCGAGGGCTGCCGGCATTCATTTGATCATTGCGACACAGCGGCCGTCTGTGGATGTCATCACGGGTCTGATCAAGGCGAATATTCCGTCGAGGATCGCCTTTGGCGTATCGTCGATGGCCGATTCTCGGACGATCCTCGACATGGGCGGCGCAGAAAAGCTGCTCGGCCGAGGCGACATGCTGTATCTTCCGATGGGCGCCTCCAAACCGACCCGCGTCCAGGGAGCCTTCGTCTCGGACAAGGAAGTAGAAGAGGTAGTCAGATTTGTGAAAGAGCAGCAGGAAGCCCGCTATCAGGAGGACATGATTCCGGAGGAGATCTCGGAAGAAGCCCAGCCTGTAGCCGATGACGACATGTTCGATCAGGCCGTCCAGGTAGTCGTCGAGGCCCAGACCGCATCGGCATCGCTCCTGCAGCGGAGGCTGCGGGTGGGATATACCCGTGCCGCCCGGCTGATCGACATGATGGAAGCACAGGGAATCGTGGGGCCGTACGAAGGCAGCAAGCCGCGGGAAGTGCGGATTCCGCGCCCTGCTCCCGAGAGCAATATTTCATAA
- a CDS encoding aspartate-semialdehyde dehydrogenase: protein MANQLTYNVAVVGATGAVGQQMIRILEERNFPVKQLKLLASSRSAGKTVKFQGQEVVVEEATPDSFAGVDYALFSAGGAISKELAHHAVRHGAVVIDNTSAFRMDPEVPLVVPEVNMDAALAHKGIIANPNCSTIQMVAALKPLYDRYGIDRIIVSTYQAVSGAGASAIEELLTQSRDVLDGKEPECKVLPVGKLPVHHQIAFNAIPQIDVFTENGFTFEEMKMTNETKKIFGDESVAVSATCVRIPVVYGHSESVYVELKQDYDLEEVKALLEKAPGIVLVDDPENQRYPLATEATGKLDVFVGRLRRDLTHQRGLHMWIVSDNLLKGAAWNTVQIAEELIKARA, encoded by the coding sequence ATGGCGAACCAGCTGACCTACAATGTTGCTGTGGTCGGTGCAACCGGCGCAGTCGGGCAGCAAATGATCAGGATTTTAGAAGAGCGGAATTTTCCGGTGAAGCAGTTGAAGCTGCTTGCGTCCAGCCGTTCGGCAGGCAAGACGGTCAAGTTTCAGGGTCAGGAAGTCGTGGTGGAAGAAGCGACTCCCGACAGCTTTGCTGGCGTAGACTACGCCCTGTTTAGCGCAGGCGGAGCGATCAGCAAGGAACTGGCTCATCATGCCGTCCGCCACGGTGCCGTCGTGATCGACAACACCAGCGCATTCCGGATGGACCCAGAAGTACCGCTGGTGGTACCGGAAGTGAACATGGACGCCGCTCTTGCCCACAAGGGTATCATTGCTAACCCGAATTGCTCGACAATTCAAATGGTAGCCGCTTTGAAACCCCTGTATGATCGCTATGGAATAGATCGCATTATCGTTTCGACGTACCAGGCCGTATCCGGTGCGGGAGCATCTGCCATCGAAGAGCTGCTCACTCAGTCCCGCGACGTGCTGGACGGAAAAGAGCCCGAGTGCAAGGTGCTTCCGGTCGGAAAGCTGCCGGTTCATCATCAAATCGCATTCAACGCGATTCCGCAAATCGATGTATTTACCGAGAATGGCTTTACCTTTGAAGAAATGAAGATGACGAATGAGACGAAGAAGATTTTTGGCGACGAGAGTGTGGCTGTATCGGCTACCTGCGTTCGGATTCCTGTCGTCTACGGGCATAGCGAATCCGTCTATGTCGAGCTGAAGCAGGACTACGATCTGGAGGAAGTGAAAGCCCTCCTGGAAAAAGCGCCAGGCATCGTTCTCGTCGACGATCCGGAAAACCAGCGCTATCCATTGGCTACAGAGGCTACAGGCAAACTGGATGTGTTTGTGGGACGTTTGCGTCGAGACCTGACTCACCAAAGAGGCCTTCACATGTGGATTGTTTCTGACAACCTTCTCAAAGGTGCTGCTTGGAATACCGTACAAATTGCGGAAGAACTCATCAAAGCACGAGCATAG
- a CDS encoding ClpP family protease, whose product MQKRNRPDYLNQPPFSGAEEPQQPTPVVEPQRVPQPPAESPAPEDSKKRLLDSITQLGQTNVPQLESNIYCLTVIGQVEGHIQLPPQNKTTKYEHLIPQLVAAEQNSKIEGVLVILNTVGGDVEAGLAIAEMVASLSKPVVTLVLGGGHSIGVPIAVAGDYSFIAETATMTIHPIRLTGLVIGVPQTFEYLDKMQDRVVSFIARHSRISEEKFRELMLKTGELTRDIGTNVVGTDAVKHGLIDEVGGLGKALKKLNELIEKARAGNGEKVLQ is encoded by the coding sequence ATGCAAAAACGTAACAGGCCTGATTATTTGAATCAACCGCCTTTTAGCGGGGCTGAAGAGCCGCAGCAGCCGACTCCGGTCGTAGAGCCGCAGCGCGTACCGCAGCCCCCGGCAGAAAGCCCGGCCCCTGAAGATTCCAAGAAGCGCTTGCTCGATTCCATTACCCAACTGGGACAGACCAACGTCCCGCAATTGGAGAGCAATATCTATTGCCTGACGGTGATCGGTCAGGTAGAGGGACATATTCAGCTCCCCCCGCAAAACAAGACGACCAAATACGAACATCTCATTCCCCAGCTGGTAGCTGCTGAGCAAAATAGCAAAATCGAGGGCGTACTGGTGATCCTCAATACGGTCGGCGGGGACGTGGAAGCGGGTCTGGCCATCGCGGAAATGGTTGCCTCTCTGTCCAAGCCCGTGGTCACGCTGGTGCTGGGAGGAGGGCACAGTATCGGGGTGCCGATAGCAGTGGCAGGGGATTATTCCTTTATCGCGGAAACCGCTACGATGACGATCCATCCGATTCGCTTGACGGGTCTCGTCATTGGCGTGCCGCAAACCTTTGAATATCTGGACAAAATGCAAGACCGCGTCGTCAGCTTCATCGCCCGTCACTCTCGAATTTCCGAAGAAAAGTTCCGCGAATTGATGCTCAAGACCGGGGAGCTGACCCGCGATATCGGAACCAATGTCGTCGGTACCGATGCCGTCAAACACGGGTTGATCGATGAAGTCGGCGGGCTCGGAAAGGCGCTCAAAAAGCTGAATGAACTGATCGAGAAGGCGAGAGCCGGCAACGGAGAGAAGGTGCTGCAGTGA
- the dapA gene encoding 4-hydroxy-tetrahydrodipicolinate synthase encodes MARFGRLVTAMVTPFDEQLKVDCEKTERLIDHLLATGTEALVVSGTTGESPTLSAEEKLELFKHVVSYAKGKCHIIAGTGSNDTASSIQITQAVEQLGVDGVMLVTPYYSRPSQEGIYQHFKALAESVKLPVMLYNVPGRTSVNMTAETTLRLAELPNVVCVKEASGNLSQMATIIEHAPEGFELYSGDDGLTLPVLAIGGVGVVSVASHVVGREMTEMIAAFFQGELKQAAALHRKLLPVFEGLFAYPSPGPTKAALEKLGVAAGGVRLPLVELTEQEKAFVYSLLER; translated from the coding sequence GTGGCACGTTTTGGCCGACTGGTTACCGCGATGGTAACCCCTTTTGATGAGCAACTGAAAGTCGATTGCGAAAAAACCGAACGCCTGATAGACCATCTGCTGGCGACAGGGACGGAAGCGCTCGTCGTCAGCGGGACGACAGGAGAGTCGCCGACGCTCTCCGCCGAGGAAAAACTGGAATTGTTCAAGCATGTCGTCTCCTACGCGAAGGGAAAATGCCACATCATCGCCGGAACGGGGAGCAATGACACAGCATCCAGCATTCAGATTACGCAAGCGGTGGAACAGCTCGGCGTCGACGGCGTCATGCTGGTCACGCCATACTACAGCCGTCCTTCCCAAGAAGGCATCTATCAGCATTTCAAGGCGCTGGCGGAGTCCGTCAAGCTGCCGGTCATGCTGTACAATGTCCCGGGCAGGACGAGTGTAAACATGACGGCGGAGACGACCCTGCGGCTTGCCGAGCTGCCGAATGTGGTCTGCGTCAAGGAAGCATCGGGCAATCTGTCCCAAATGGCGACGATTATCGAGCATGCCCCGGAAGGCTTTGAGCTGTACAGCGGCGATGACGGATTGACCCTGCCTGTGCTCGCGATTGGCGGCGTCGGCGTCGTCAGTGTCGCCAGCCACGTCGTGGGCCGGGAGATGACGGAGATGATAGCGGCCTTTTTCCAGGGCGAACTGAAGCAGGCGGCCGCGCTTCATCGCAAGCTGCTGCCTGTTTTTGAAGGCTTGTTCGCGTACCCGAGCCCCGGGCCTACCAAGGCTGCACTGGAGAAGCTGGGCGTAGCGGCAGGCGGCGTGCGGCTGCCGCTCGTGGAACTGACTGAGCAGGAAAAGGCATTTGTCTACTCCTTGCTGGAGAGATAA
- a CDS encoding GerAB/ArcD/ProY family transporter: MYACPDWSPCYSPAKALWASSLAILVSGGLYVLIVIASIAIFGAEETKLLLWPTLELARMTSLPAYILERLDILFLAVWVTAVFTTLFSSYYFTLH; the protein is encoded by the coding sequence TTGTACGCCTGTCCCGACTGGTCGCCTTGCTATTCTCCGGCCAAAGCCCTGTGGGCCTCCAGCCTCGCCATTCTGGTCTCCGGCGGTCTCTATGTGCTCATCGTGATCGCCAGCATCGCCATCTTTGGCGCCGAGGAGACGAAGCTGCTCCTCTGGCCTACCCTGGAACTGGCCCGGATGACATCGTTGCCGGCCTATATATTGGAGAGGCTGGACATCCTCTTCCTCGCCGTATGGGTGACCGCCGTATTCACTACCCTGTTTTCCAGTTATTATTTCACGCTGCATTAA
- a CDS encoding YozQ family protein — MENNQSTDLQQIAEDVAENTYDPADYQSRSFTDQGLAITHEQVSDDYMEGTNDGKIDRTGKEKNIDIPRTGYDSMFPDADT; from the coding sequence GTGGAGAATAACCAATCTACAGACCTGCAGCAAATCGCTGAAGACGTCGCAGAGAATACGTATGATCCCGCCGATTACCAAAGCCGTTCCTTCACGGATCAGGGCCTGGCCATCACGCACGAACAGGTCAGTGATGACTATATGGAAGGAACGAATGACGGCAAGATTGACCGGACTGGAAAAGAGAAGAATATCGATATTCCCCGGACCGGTTATGACAGCATGTTTCCAGACGCTGACACATAA